CTTATAGCGAACAGAATTTACAAGACAAACCTATTTTTGTTTATCAAACTAACTTTACTTTAAAAGGTTTTAAAGAAGATTCAAAAACAGCAAATAAAACTCAAAATGCTTCAAAATCAAGTACTTTCGCATCAAATACTCAAGCAGAACTAAACAAAGAACAAGAAGAAAAAGATAGTAAATTTTTAGATTTCAATATTTCATTTTTAGATTCTTATTTTAGTGTTAATGAAAATTTTAGTAATTTATTACCTTCAGATTTTTTAAAAAAATTAGAAGAAATATATACAAAACAAAAAGATACTATAAATAATTCTTCATTTGGTTTGATTACTCTATTAGGAAAATTTAAATTACTAAATTCTTTATTAGATCCTATTGTTTTAAAGCCAAATCAAAAACTTCTTTTTTCAGTTAATAGTTTAAAAAATCACAGTTACATAATTAATGATCGAGAAGGAAAACTTTTATTAGAATTTAATTTAGAACAAGATAAGAAAATAATTAATACAATTTTTCTAGAGATTAGAGGTTTAAATTCAATAAAAGATTTAACCCAAGAAATAAAAAAAGACTTATCTATATTTCCGAATGCTTATAAATTTTATAATAAATTTGACATAAATAATGTTCAAGATTTTAGTTTAAAAGAAAAATTACAAACTAAATTAGAAGCTAAATATTATGACAAAAAATCTAAAAAAATAAAATACGACACAAACTTAATTGCTCCTTCAGAACTTGTAAAAAATCAAGAAGATTTAAAGGATTTCCTACAATTTAATACAAATAATATTAGAAGAATATCTTCTGCTTATGAAGTTAGTTTTGAACCAATTTTCATAGAAAATAGAACAGAATCTGAAAAAGAAACTATTAAAAATTTAGCAAATTATGAAGGAAAAGTTCGCGCAGATTTAAATATAATGTTTAAAAACAAATCAAATAACATAACTTATTCTTCAATAATTAAAGATGTTGATTTTAAATTATTTAATAATCAATTTGATAATTATTTAAAACTTGAATACGATGCTCAACTGGCACAATTACACAATTCAGACAATGTTTTTTATATTAAACCTGAAAATAAATTCATGTTAATTTCAGACATTTTAAGAGGTTTAAATACAGTAATTCCTTCTTATTATAAAAATATAAGTAATAGTAATCAAGATAGATGAGATAAAGATTCACAGTTTTATTCATATTCTTTTAAAGAGCTTTTAAGATTAAACGACTCAAATAAAATTAGTATAATATTTAAGTTTATAGAAAATTATTTTAACAATCTTTTATTAGATGATCATTTAAATTCTAGTTCACGAAAACCAGGTTATATTATTAAAGAGCTTCTTAGAAAAGTAAATAATACTAAAAGTAATCCATTGCCTAAAACCTTTTCACCTACTAAGGTTAATTTTGATTTAAGATTCGATTCTGTTGCACAAGAATTAATCATTAGTTTTGTAATGTCTCCAGAAGCAGATGGCTATGAAGAAGAAGCAAAATCAAGACAAATCATAATAAAAGGCTTTGCTAAACCAAATTTACTTGATCAAATTAAAAATAATTATTTACCTACAGTATTTTTAGATGCTTCTAATTCTGAAAAAATACCAGCTGTGATAGAAAAGTCAAACTTAGGTTTTAATTTATCACCAGAACTAAAAAAACATTTAGAAAATCATTTGTTTGAATTTAAAAATATTTCTTCTTCTGCTACAGACTCAGTTTCTTACTCAAGCGTTGATACACAACACAAAACATATTTTGTAAACTCAGATGTTTTATCAGGAATAATTTTAAATAATTCAGGTTTAAAAATTAATAGTATTAAGTCTGATTCACCTGAAGAAATTCAACAAGGATCAACAATT
This Mycoplasma sp. 1654_15 DNA region includes the following protein-coding sequences:
- a CDS encoding P110/LppT family adhesin N-terminal domain, with amino-acid sequence MTKKSKIVLWSFLGGIFFLFTATASVLVATNSKRKSFQSLLNQRHSEPTGLSEQNNADQLSARDFEKVVSGFKLKPEFSNLTAETVYSLLQDPSYSFNILDIIDTDNKLDLAFEVKLNNSSDETQQTKVENNTIKNLIILAYKNKTYSEQNLQDKPIFVYQTNFTLKGFKEDSKTANKTQNASKSSTFASNTQAELNKEQEEKDSKFLDFNISFLDSYFSVNENFSNLLPSDFLKKLEEIYTKQKDTINNSSFGLITLLGKFKLLNSLLDPIVLKPNQKLLFSVNSLKNHSYIINDREGKLLLEFNLEQDKKIINTIFLEIRGLNSIKDLTQEIKKDLSIFPNAYKFYNKFDINNVQDFSLKEKLQTKLEAKYYDKKSKKIKYDTNLIAPSELVKNQEDLKDFLQFNTNNIRRISSAYEVSFEPIFIENRTESEKETIKNLANYEGKVRADLNIMFKNKSNNITYSSIIKDVDFKLFNNQFDNYLKLEYDAQLAQLHNSDNVFYIKPENKFMLISDILRGLNTVIPSYYKNISNSNQDRWDKDSQFYSYSFKELLRLNDSNKISIIFKFIENYFNNLLLDDHLNSSSRKPGYIIKELLRKVNNTKSNPLPKTFSPTKVNFDLRFDSVAQELIISFVMSPEADGYEEEAKSRQIIIKGFAKPNLLDQIKNNYLPTVFLDASNSEKIPAVIEKSNLGFNLSPELKKHLENHLFEFKNISSSATDSVSYSSVDTQHKTYFVNSDVLSGIILNNSGLKINSIKSDSPEEIQQGSTIKNGSIFFTFQLLDTINDNEKHYILSSLKDSKLGEVALFIKKLDKDKTKDFSDQPSFVLGLEYKNISTNSTDTNNDKINESIVAVISSDKKTEVKPITLDSNSAVDKSHLNISVLDSNKNFSNVFFANALSTIILQIKVNNTQENSSLEFELRTKANKDNVYRSVLKTDNKDTKIKALFNRGIDFAVIGSNSVDQKSSILFKSLLVFEHINQQDSEQISRILSEQYLK